A single region of the bacterium genome encodes:
- the rplT gene encoding 50S ribosomal protein L20, whose protein sequence is MPRSTNGPADRRRRNKIFKAAKGYIGRRGTLIKAATETVEKAWNRSYIDRRRKKRDYRRLWITRINAAARLHGLSYSRFMAGLKAHGIQLDRKQLAELAVRDPAG, encoded by the coding sequence ATGCCACGGTCAACCAACGGCCCCGCCGACCGGCGGCGGCGCAACAAGATATTCAAAGCGGCCAAGGGCTACATCGGCCGTCGCGGGACGCTGATTAAAGCGGCGACCGAGACGGTGGAGAAAGCATGGAATCGTTCCTATATTGATCGTCGCCGCAAGAAGCGGGACTATCGCCGTCTTTGGATTACGAGGATCAATGCGGCGGCCCGTCTGCACGGGCTGTCTTACTCGCGATTTATGGCGGGACTCAAGGCTCACGGAATTCAACTTGACCGGAAGCAGCTCGCGGAACTGGCGGTGCGCGATCCGGCGGG
- the rpmI gene encoding 50S ribosomal protein L35 has product MPKMKTRRSAAKRFRLTGSGRLKYNSAYKRHMLSHKSRKRKRSLQGTQMVHSANVKQIQRMLGGKIQPGM; this is encoded by the coding sequence ATGCCGAAGATGAAAACACGGAGATCGGCCGCCAAGCGGTTTCGTTTGACGGGCAGCGGCCGTCTCAAGTACAATAGCGCGTACAAGCGGCACATGTTGTCTCACAAGAGCCGCAAACGCAAGCGCAGCCTGCAAGGCACACAGATGGTGCACTCCGCGAACGTGAAGCAGATTCAACGGATGCTGGGCGGAAAAATTCAGCCGGGGATGTAG